In a single window of the Solea senegalensis isolate Sse05_10M linkage group LG1, IFAPA_SoseM_1, whole genome shotgun sequence genome:
- the LOC122774028 gene encoding dolichyl-diphosphooligosaccharide--protein glycosyltransferase subunit DAD1 has translation MSNSVISVISRFLEEYTSTTPNKLKVVDAYLLYILLTGALQFLYCLLVGTFPFNSFLSGFISCVGAFILAVCLRIQINPQNKGEFLSISPERAFADFLFAHIVLHLVVINFIG, from the exons ATGTCGAATTCGGTGATATCGGTTATCTCCCGGTTTCTAGAGGAGTACACCTCCACCACGCCCAACAAGCTCAAAGTGGTAGACGCGTATCTGCTGTATATTCTGTTGACAGGAGCGTTGCAGTTCCTCTACTGTCTGCTCGTTGGTACCTTCCCCTTCAACAGCTTTTTGTCGGGCTTCATCTCATGTGTGGGCGCTTTCATTCTCGCag tgTGTCTTCGTATCCAGATCAACCCACAGAACAAAGGAGAGTTCCTGTCCATCTCTCCAGAGAGAGCCTTTGCTGACTTCCTCTTTGCCCACATTGTCCTCCACCTGGTTGTGATTAACTTCATTGGCTGA
- the abhd4 gene encoding (Lyso)-N-acylphosphatidylethanolamine lipase, whose translation MDPVTAPIQNDIETEPSSVWSWWPSWCPTSMSLLKTTEAKILGCLQNDLWARFVTLSNQDRIWTLSLTNKAAHKPATPKTPLVMVHGFGGGVGLWIRNLDALSRSRTVYAFDLLGFGRSSRPQFPTDAAKAEEQFVQSIEQWRESVGLDSMILLGHSLGGYLATSYAIQYPSRVSHLILVDPWGFPEQPQTQNQESHGQATEVVKRTSPPRWVKAIARVVSYFNPLAVIRAAGPLGPGLVNRFRPDFKRKFEDLFDDDTMTQYIYHCNAQTPSGEVGFRAMSKSLGWAKRPMLQRVHLLPPSMPLTMLYGEYSWVDSSSGDKVVQMRSEAHTKLLMIEKASHHVYADQPQEFNRAVENTCSSVN comes from the exons ATGGATCCTGTTACAGCTCCGATACAGAACGACATTGAGACAGA GCCAAGTTCAGTCTGGAGCTGGTGGCCTTCCTGGTGTCCAACCTCCATGTCCCTTTTGAAGACAACAGAGGCCAAGATTCTTGGCT GTCTTCAGAATGATCTATGGGCCAGGTTTGTGACTTTATCAAACCAGGATCGAATATGGACTTTGAGCCTGACCAACAAAGCGGCTCACAAACCTGCAA CTCCTAAGACTCCCCTGGTGATGGTCCATGGCTTTGGAGGAGGGGTAGGTTTGTGGATCAGGAACCTAGACGCACTGAGCCGGTCACGGACCGTCTATGCCTTTGACCTCCTGGGCTTTGGTCGTAGCTCCAGGCCTCAATTCCCCACAGATGCTGCCAAAGCAGAGGAGCAGTTTGTCCAGTCTATTGAACAGTGGAGAGAGTCTGTCGGCCTGGACAGCATGATTCTGCTGGGGCACAGTCTGGGAGGGTACCTGGCTACTTCCTATGCCATCCAGTACCCGTCACG AGTGTCACATCTTATCCTGGTTGACCCCTGGGGTTTTCCAGAGCAACCGCAGACACAGAACCAGGAGAGTCATGGTCAGGCGACAGAGGTGGTCAAGAGGACGTCCCCTCCCCGTTGGGTGAAAGCTATCGCAAGGGTGGTTTCTTACTTCAACCCACTGGCTGTGATTAGAGCGGCCGGCCCACTGG GTCCAGGCTTGGTGAACAGATTCCGCCCCGATTTCAAAAGGAAATTTGAAGACCTGTTTGATGATGACACAATGACGCAGTACATCTACCACTGTAACGCACAAACCCCGAG TGGTGAGGTGGGTTTCCGTGCCATGTCCAAGTCTCTGGGCTGGGCTAAGAGGCCGATGCTGCAGCGGGTTCACCTGCTGCCGCCCTCCATGCCTCTCACCATGCTGTATGGAGAATACTCTTGGGTGGACTCCTCGTCTGGGGACAAGGTGGTACAGATGAGAAGCGAGGCCCACACCAAACTGCTG ATGATCGAGAAAGCCTCTCACCACGTTTATGCCGACCAACCACAAGAGTTCAACAGAGCGGTCGAGAATACGTGCAGCTCCGTGAACTGA